The Pagrus major chromosome 1, Pma_NU_1.0 genome includes the window GGAGTGATATTAGTTTCTTCCAAAGAATCACTAATATTATGGTAATAGAAACAGAAGGCCTTCTGATTTGTGGAGGggatttaaatatacatttacagcCCAAGTTAGACTCGTCTAGTAGGAAAACTCACGATATGAAATCCCTATATAAGAAAGTAAATACACTTCTTGAGGAGGTAGGCTTAATCGACATATGGCGAGACCTTTTCCCTAACAGAAGGGATTACACTCACTATTCTGCTCCTCACTCTCTCTATACAAGGATAgattattttataacatttggcaaggataaagataaaatacatACTTGTGGAATTGGGACGATAGATCTAAGTGACCATGCACCAATATACTTATCCATTGATTTTAACCTACggttaaaaaataatacatggaAATTGAACTCAAGCCTGTTAAATGATCCATCCTTTAAGGCACAAATTGAATCAGAAATTAGTCTCTTCTTAGAGCTCAATGATACTGGAGAGGTCTCACCTCCCATATTATGGGATACTTTGAAGGCTGTACTAAGAGGGAAAATTATAGCAATATCCTCATTCAAGAAAAGAAATAGGAATAGAAAATTAGAggacttaaaaaacaaactaaaggaactagaaagaaaacataaaatggattTGGCACAGGATACACTaggagaaattaaaaacatcaggAACGAAATTAATAATCTAGCCACacaagaaatcaagaaaaattTAATGTTTCTGAAACAGAGACACTATGAAAGTGGCTCTAAATCTACGAAAATACTAGCgtggaaactgaaaaaaaagatagcGGAAAATACAATTCATAAAATTAGGGACCCAAGAAcaaaagtgataaaaaataaattaaatgaaattcaGGAAGCTTTCGAAGTATTTTATAAAACCCTATATTCCGAAGTCCCTGGTGGGACTGTAACTCAGATTGACAGCTTCCTGAATTCCCTAGACCTACCCACTCTAGATGaagaacaaaatcaaacaatgaTAGCGGACATAACTGAAGAAGAATTAAAAGCTGCAATTAGTAGGCTTAAATTAAGCAAGTCACCAGGATCTGATGGTTACACGGCAGAGTGGtataaagaatttaaaaaagaactAATACCCGTTCTACTTCCCACATTGAACTGGGCTTTGAAAAAGGCACAAATGCCACCCAGCTGGAAGGAGGCAATAATTTCAGCCATACCAAAAGAAGGCAAGGATAAAATGGAGTGTGGATCTTTTAGGCCAATTTCTGTTCTTAATGTGGACTATAAACTTTTTACGTCTATCATGGCCAAACGATTGGAAGAGTTTCTACCAACATTGATACATAACGATCAGACAGGTTTCATACATCAACGCCAAACACAAGACAATATACGGAAGACACTACATATTATGGAccatatacaaaaaaataaaattaaagcaaTTGTGATAAGCGTAGACGCTGAAAAAGCCTTTGATTCCGTCAATTGGAATTTTCTCTACAGGGTATTATATAAATTCGGCTTCCATGATACGACTATTAAAACTATACAGGCACTATATAACAATCCTACCGCTAGGATTAAAGTCAATGGATGTTTATCTAACAGTTTTACCCTAGAAAGGGGCACCAGACAGGGTTGTGCATGGTCACCATTACTCTTCGCATTATATTTGGAACCATTAGCTCAATTCATTAGACAAAACGAAGACATCAAGGGAATCACTATTAAAGGGAGGGAATATAAATTGGCCTGCTACGCGGATGACATTTTGGTCTACCTTGGACACCCAACATACTCTTTACCTAAATTGATGCAATCATTTGAACAGTACGGCCAATTATCAGGGTACAAAATCAATATAGGTAAAACCCAGCTACTTTCATATAATTATAGCCCACCAGAAGAAATAAAAGGTAGTTACCCCCTGGCATGGCAAACAGAGTCTTTTAAATACCTAGGCCATACCTGTCAAGTATCCCGTTTTGGCCGGGAAAGTCCCGTATTTTACCCTTCTTTCCCGCCGTCCTCCCGTATTAGTATTTTCCCGTAAATATCCCGTATTTTAACCTGcgttacaaaaaaataataataccgGGCCCGGgcggagtaaaaaaaaaaaaaaaaacatcccctGCCCTGAGCTCTGTCACTAGCCTCGCGATAACTGCAGTAGCCTAGGTGTAGGTGGCAGTTGTCGCGAGGTTAGCGTCAGATGATGGTGACAACgcgagaaaaaaagagaaggaagatgGACGATGGACGGGACAGAGCGGGCGCGCCTCCTCCAGGTCCTCCTGCCAAAAAACCAAAGCCGCTGTGTAATTACCGTGACCGGTGGGACAGTGACTTCACTTTTTTGAAGAGGAGCAGGGTGGGGGACAGTCATGCGTTCTGCAGGATTTGCAACTCTGACTTCAGCATCTCGCACGGGGGGAGGAATGATGTAGGACAGCACGAAAAATCTGCAAAGCACAAGCGCGGGCTGGAGGCACAAAAAAGTGCCCAGTCCATGTCAGCGTTCGTGACGAAAAATACCAACGAGGCAGACCAGGTCACACGTGCGGAGGTCAAAATGGCAATGCTGTGCGCCAAAAATAACATTCCTTTCTCCTTCCACGATGACTTCAACAAGTGTGTAGCCGACATGTTCCCGGACTCTGCTATTGCACGGAAATATTCAACGGGAAAAACTAAGGCTACTCAACTCATCAAAGGTAAGTTAGCTAGCCATACAGCTGTACACTGAGGGAAAAACTCTAGCATTGAATGACATAAGTATGACTATTGTGTAACGTTAGGCCTGGCTATTTGATAATGTGCCCATGGCATGCTTGTTGAACAATGTTCTGGGCTACTAGCTAATTACTGGACACTCGACAGGTGCCATAGCAGCAGAACTACAGGACGAGTTGGCCAAAACATGCCGATCTCAGCCCTTTTCACTGATGTGCGACGAATCTAATaacagaaatacagacaaagaATTCGTCATCCTGACTAGACTCTACGATGAGGCCACTCTGCAGGTCGCTACAAAATTCCTGGAAATGCCTACATGCAATGTGGGAAATGCAGAAAATCTTTATGAAAAGCTGAGTGAAGCATTAAGGTAAGGGGAACTGCACTGTGTTGACATGTTTGTAGCTTGCATTTAGTTACAACCTTACATTTTGTCTGAGacattttgtggcattttttcccctgtttccaATAGAAAAAGAGGCATCCCATGGGATAACCTGATTGCCTTTAATTCGGATAATGCGAGTGTTATGAAAGGCCGACATAACTCGGTCATCAGCAGACTGAAGACCAGCCAGCCCCACATCCAGGACCTTGGCTGCATCTGCCACTTGGTACAACTGGCCACAGGCTGTGGGATCAGAGCAGCCAAGGTACCGGTGGAAGACATCCTGGTGGGGATATACACCCACTTTGATAAAAGGTAAATGCATACATATGGGCCTGCTATTTCTCTCGCCTAATATTATATAACATTTCCTGTAGCTAACTCATGAACAAGGTAGCCTAGTAGGCCTGCAGTTCATAttcctcactcactcactcactcactcactcactcactcactcactcactcactcttcCAACCACTAACAGAGTAATTTTCTATCCCTCAGTGCAAAAAGATGTGAAATCTACAAAGAGTTTGTAGACTTCACTGATTCAGACCACCTGAAGCTCCTCAGGTACTGCAGCACCAGATGGCTGAGTCTGTTAACCTGCATCCAGAGGGTGCTGAACCAGTGGGACGCGCTACAGGTAGGATGGTAACTCCACTCAGCAGATATCTACACAGTTTACTatgctatatttctattttaaccATGTATTGTCACCCTCTATCTCTATGTACTGTAGGCCTACTTTAACAGtcatgaggaggtggagaggagtgTTAAAGTGCGTGATCTGGCAAGCCATCTGCGTGATCCCATCGTGAAGACCTACTTCCTGTTCCTGAGTGCTGCCCTTAAGCCTTTGTCTGAATTTAACATTGCCTTCCAGGTGGGTTTCAATTATATTGAATGAATGAGTGATTTAATAGTATATACTTCAATGTCTGTGCTTATTGTAGCATTctaatttcagttatttttgttgT containing:
- the LOC141001041 gene encoding uncharacterized protein, giving the protein MMVTTREKKRRKMDDGRDRAGAPPPGPPAKKPKPLCNYRDRWDSDFTFLKRSRVGDSHAFCRICNSDFSISHGGRNDVGQHEKSAKHKRGLEAQKSAQSMSAFVTKNTNEADQVTRAEVKMAMLCAKNNIPFSFHDDFNKCVADMFPDSAIARKYSTGKTKATQLIKGAIAAELQDELAKTCRSQPFSLMCDESNNRNTDKEFVILTRLYDEATLQVATKFLEMPTCNVGNAENLYEKLSEALRKRGIPWDNLIAFNSDNASVMKGRHNSVISRLKTSQPHIQDLGCICHLVQLATGCGIRAAKVPVEDILVGIYTHFDKSAKRCEIYKEFVDFTDSDHLKLLRYCSTRWLSLLTCIQRVLNQWDALQAYFNSHEEVERSVKVRDLASHLRDPIVKTYFLFLSAALKPLSEFNIAFQSEGVQIHRLEEEMCRLIKRILGYLIPARAIVGVPLREVEYGDGHQLADEDLFIGADTKAFMRSAELPVSAEKKIFQTVRSFYEAVLKKMFSSFPLDHPLLRDLKVLDPAARLNTTPGTVERLGALFPQLRLQADKLREEFTEFQLTDRKDLPQEDSIDRFWGLLGKDRYSELPRLMKALLSIPHSNASSERVFSMVRKIVTENRMSLDNTTVSALLSCKINYSGPVHKYTPSKTVLRNAKSATNLYNKSLKE